A section of the Candidatus Paceibacterota bacterium genome encodes:
- a CDS encoding DUF333 domain-containing protein, which yields MNLNSDKARWAVLVISGVLLTVLVYGQIADQVAEIEQNTPSIAVHWKPSGVVRGGVNRANPASENCVQLGGVLKIESDPNGAQYGVCIFPNGNQCEEWALSRGQCPKAGANVASLKSPAGRYCVIHGGTYTTIKPGDVRTEVGTCTPPGSSEVCDATAYWFGKCPIKQ from the coding sequence ATGAACCTTAATTCAGATAAAGCGCGCTGGGCGGTGCTTGTTATCTCCGGTGTATTGTTAACAGTACTTGTCTATGGGCAGATAGCGGATCAAGTTGCAGAGATCGAGCAGAATACTCCATCGATTGCAGTGCACTGGAAGCCCTCAGGTGTAGTTCGTGGAGGCGTCAATAGGGCAAATCCCGCATCAGAGAACTGTGTGCAACTCGGGGGAGTGCTCAAGATAGAGTCGGATCCTAATGGTGCACAATATGGAGTTTGTATTTTCCCTAATGGCAATCAATGCGAAGAATGGGCACTCAGTCGAGGCCAATGTCCCAAAGCCGGCGCGAACGTTGCATCGCTCAAGTCTCCTGCAGGACGTTATTGCGTGATTCATGGTGGTACCTATACGACAATCAAGCCCGGAGATGTACGTACGGAAGTAGGTACCTGCACGCCACCGGGAAGCAGTGAGGTCTGTGATGCTACTGCGTACTGGTTTGGGAAATGCCCCATCAAGCAATAG
- a CDS encoding DNA-directed RNA polymerase subunit alpha C-terminal domain-containing protein has product MQSKQVICSRGHEFTKTPATPVCPICWPGYKKNQRIDLPTDLSAPAYRALTDANITTLKKLAQYTAEDILSLHGIGPSSLPKLKRALAENNLAFKQ; this is encoded by the coding sequence ATGCAAAGTAAACAAGTTATCTGTTCTCGTGGACACGAATTCACCAAAACACCTGCGACTCCTGTCTGTCCTATCTGCTGGCCCGGATACAAAAAGAATCAACGCATAGACCTCCCTACCGACCTCTCCGCTCCCGCATATCGTGCACTGACCGATGCGAACATAACGACCCTCAAGAAACTTGCACAGTACACGGCAGAAGATATTCTTTCATTACATGGAATTGGACCGAGCTCACTCCCTAAATTGAAACGAGCCTTAGCAGAAAATAATCTTGCATTCAAGCAATAG
- a CDS encoding VOC family protein, whose amino-acid sequence MQKITPYLWFDSNLKEITDYYLSVFPEATLHTNGTLSDTPSGEVELATLTIFGQELNLMTAGPMFKFTEAISFMIHCDTQEEIDYYWEKLSAVPDAEQCGWCKDKYGLSWQVAPTALEEMLACGDKKKVASVTQAFLKMKKFHISLLEEAFNNPQ is encoded by the coding sequence ATGCAAAAAATTACCCCTTATCTCTGGTTCGACAGCAATCTCAAAGAAATCACGGACTACTATCTCTCAGTCTTCCCTGAAGCAACGCTCCATACGAATGGAACGCTCTCCGATACACCTTCGGGTGAAGTCGAGCTCGCAACACTCACCATCTTCGGACAAGAATTGAACCTCATGACTGCAGGTCCGATGTTCAAATTCACTGAGGCAATCTCTTTTATGATTCACTGTGACACACAAGAGGAGATCGATTACTACTGGGAGAAACTTTCCGCGGTTCCTGATGCTGAGCAGTGCGGCTGGTGCAAAGACAAATATGGCCTCTCATGGCAAGTCGCACCAACCGCCTTGGAGGAGATGCTCGCGTGTGGCGACAAGAAAAAAGTTGCAAGCGTCACCCAAGCATTTCTCAAGATGAAGAAATTCCATATCAGTTTGCTCGAAGAAGCATTCAATAATCCACAATAA
- a CDS encoding ATP-dependent DNA helicase RecG encodes MHPDDPISKTGRIAPAQLTALKRLGILTVRDILYHFPARHVDAGKATSADLAALGTRVSLYGQIEKVETKKSFRSKVPMGEATMRELSGKIKLVWFHQPYMAKLVAVGDKVRASGELSQRSGVMTLINPEIEKIAEIPNGLVPSLFADGGLASDDRFFPVYPETKGITSTWIYHKIKKILASGVADSIVDPIPEEILARYNLPPLGTALIWLHTPRELKHAEVARKRFAFEEIFLIQLERWKARMEYAASPSWKIDIPKKDVANFVKCFGFPLTDAQQSAIDGIFHDFASEHPMLRLLEGDVGSGKTAVAAATVFAAIKTRPPQQNFGTLQVAYMCPTEILAGQHFESFIKYFVGTGIQIALMTGSGCRKFPSKVNPSGWTDISRTQLLKWVANGEIAVVIGTHALMTKTVEFEHLAYVIIDEQHRFGTNQRAKLLQKDGRIPHLLSMTATPIPRTLALTLYGDLDLTLLDVMPSGRKPIITNVVAPQDRENVYQHMRELMTEGRQAYVICPRIDEPDEAKEGALQMRNVKSEAERLRKSVFPGKRIGILHSKMKPAEKDKVMDEFSKHKIDILVATSVVEVGVNVPNATIILIEGAERFGLAQLHQLRGRVIRGTHQAHCYLFTESKTGKTLERLKAMTTAKNGFELSEMDLMLRGAGELGGGKQWGISDIGMEAIKNIKMVEAARNEAKAMLAADINLKKYPTILEVLAARGQSHHE; translated from the coding sequence ATGCATCCCGATGACCCGATTTCAAAAACTGGCCGTATTGCTCCCGCTCAATTAACTGCACTAAAGCGCTTAGGAATTTTGACGGTCCGCGATATTCTCTATCATTTCCCAGCGCGACATGTCGATGCAGGGAAGGCTACCTCCGCAGATCTCGCTGCGCTCGGTACACGTGTCAGTCTTTACGGACAAATCGAAAAAGTAGAAACGAAGAAAAGTTTCCGTAGCAAAGTCCCAATGGGTGAGGCGACAATGCGCGAACTTTCGGGAAAGATAAAACTCGTATGGTTCCATCAACCCTATATGGCAAAGCTTGTTGCGGTCGGCGATAAGGTGCGCGCATCAGGGGAGCTTTCGCAGAGGAGTGGAGTCATGACACTTATTAATCCGGAGATTGAAAAGATCGCCGAAATTCCCAATGGACTTGTTCCTTCACTTTTTGCCGATGGTGGCCTTGCGAGTGATGATCGATTTTTCCCTGTCTATCCAGAGACTAAGGGCATCACTTCGACATGGATCTATCATAAGATCAAAAAGATCCTCGCCTCTGGTGTTGCAGATAGTATTGTTGATCCAATACCCGAGGAAATTCTCGCCCGTTATAATCTTCCACCTCTTGGAACCGCACTCATTTGGCTGCATACGCCACGTGAGCTCAAGCACGCAGAAGTTGCACGCAAGCGTTTCGCATTCGAGGAGATATTCCTTATTCAACTCGAGCGCTGGAAGGCACGTATGGAGTATGCCGCATCACCTTCATGGAAAATTGATATTCCCAAAAAGGATGTTGCGAACTTTGTGAAGTGTTTTGGATTCCCACTGACGGATGCACAGCAAAGCGCAATTGATGGAATCTTTCATGACTTTGCCTCAGAGCATCCAATGCTCCGCCTTCTTGAGGGAGACGTGGGCTCAGGAAAGACTGCAGTGGCTGCTGCGACGGTGTTCGCAGCCATCAAGACACGCCCACCGCAGCAGAACTTTGGCACACTTCAGGTCGCCTACATGTGCCCAACAGAAATTCTCGCGGGGCAGCACTTCGAATCATTCATTAAATATTTCGTCGGTACAGGGATTCAAATCGCGCTCATGACGGGATCAGGCTGTCGTAAATTCCCCTCAAAAGTGAATCCGAGTGGTTGGACCGATATATCACGCACGCAACTCCTTAAGTGGGTGGCCAATGGCGAGATTGCCGTAGTCATCGGTACACATGCACTCATGACTAAGACGGTGGAATTCGAACATCTCGCCTATGTCATTATTGATGAGCAGCACCGCTTCGGCACCAATCAGCGTGCGAAACTTTTGCAGAAAGATGGGCGTATCCCGCATCTTTTGTCGATGACGGCGACGCCGATTCCGCGTACGCTTGCGCTTACGCTTTACGGTGATCTCGACCTTACGTTACTTGATGTGATGCCGAGTGGACGTAAGCCGATCATCACGAATGTTGTCGCGCCACAAGATAGAGAGAACGTCTATCAACATATGCGGGAATTGATGACCGAGGGCAGGCAGGCATATGTCATTTGTCCTCGCATTGATGAGCCAGATGAGGCAAAGGAGGGAGCCTTGCAGATGCGTAATGTGAAGTCAGAAGCCGAGCGTCTCCGAAAGTCCGTTTTTCCTGGAAAACGCATTGGCATACTACATAGCAAGATGAAACCTGCGGAAAAAGATAAGGTGATGGATGAGTTTTCGAAGCACAAGATTGATATTCTCGTTGCAACGAGTGTCGTCGAAGTCGGAGTGAATGTGCCGAATGCAACGATTATCCTTATTGAAGGCGCTGAGCGTTTCGGTCTTGCGCAGTTACATCAATTGCGTGGTCGCGTTATTCGCGGTACACATCAGGCGCATTGTTATTTGTTTACTGAGTCAAAGACGGGAAAGACACTCGAACGATTAAAAGCCATGACGACTGCGAAGAATGGCTTTGAACTTTCTGAAATGGATCTTATGCTCCGCGGAGCAGGAGAGCTTGGTGGTGGAAAGCAGTGGGGTATCTCAGATATTGGTATGGAAGCCATCAAGAATATCAAGATGGTGGAAGCGGCACGCAATGAAGCGAAAGCGATGCTTGCTGCAGATATCAATCTGAAAAAGTATCCTACAATTCTCGAAGTGCTTGCTGCACGCGGGCAATCGCACCATGAATAA
- a CDS encoding helix-turn-helix domain-containing protein yields MEINPQKAHEEFLANMGLTVRGSQIYLHLLQSGAAGVSEIARAMKLTRMVIYATLEELMQEGLVVVRPKGKYKVYAAAPPRKLEDRFVQLSNKFDEHIATLTALAHREGSAKPIVEYSEGREAIKAIYDDVAMSLHPGDTYYRYSSTKVRNGEREGGTYISKKYRLLRNKKQLERLVITNEQNKNSKLLNLDREVKVVPPDFDLFEYNVSQVIYGDKVAVIDYNTETATVIQNKTVAMFQKKIFELLWRKL; encoded by the coding sequence ATGGAAATCAATCCACAAAAAGCACACGAAGAGTTTTTAGCGAATATGGGGCTTACTGTTCGGGGAAGTCAGATATATTTGCATCTCCTCCAAAGTGGCGCCGCGGGTGTTTCTGAGATTGCGCGTGCAATGAAGCTCACACGTATGGTCATCTACGCAACACTCGAAGAGCTCATGCAGGAGGGACTGGTTGTTGTGCGCCCGAAAGGAAAATACAAAGTCTATGCGGCAGCTCCACCCCGCAAACTCGAGGATCGTTTTGTGCAGCTCTCCAATAAGTTTGACGAGCATATTGCTACGCTCACTGCACTCGCACATAGGGAGGGAAGTGCGAAACCAATCGTTGAGTACAGTGAGGGGCGTGAGGCAATAAAGGCAATCTATGATGATGTTGCCATGAGCCTTCATCCTGGAGACACCTATTATCGCTACAGCTCTACGAAGGTGCGTAATGGCGAGCGCGAGGGAGGGACATATATTTCAAAGAAATATCGACTCTTGCGCAATAAGAAGCAGCTCGAGCGGCTCGTGATCACTAACGAGCAAAACAAGAATTCGAAGTTGCTCAATCTAGACAGGGAGGTGAAAGTGGTTCCTCCGGACTTCGATCTTTTTGAATATAATGTCTCCCAAGTTATCTATGGAGATAAGGTGGCGGTCATCGACTACAACACGGAGACTGCAACTGTTATCCAAAATAAGACCGTAGCAATGTTTCAGAAGAAGATATTCGAGCTCTTGTGGCGAAAATTGTAA
- a CDS encoding adenylosuccinate synthetase, giving the protein MRILEKAGRAIAIVGLQFGSEGKGAIAAYLSAAASVCVRIGAANAGHTVMYNGVPYVMRTIPCGWVNPLTKLVIGISSIISLPVLLKEITLIEKIEPIRHRLFIDAHAHVITDAQIRDEQATTLAERISSTSAKSGLGIGMAMSDKVMRSDRCTFAKDIPVLRPFIVDTVELLNRELDSDQLIIFEGTQGFGLSLEHGNFPYVTSRDTTAQALFSGCGVNPYGFDVEVIGVARTYPIRVGGPSGSFGTGSQEISWDAVARRAGNVHDITERTSVTGSVRRVATFSYENVRRACMVNRVSEIALTFLDHLDAQLYNKEMLSPSALEFIHELEEKVGVPVGLAKTGPLMTIDFNAYRANMMRRLA; this is encoded by the coding sequence ATGCGAATACTTGAAAAAGCAGGGCGTGCGATCGCCATCGTAGGACTACAGTTCGGCTCTGAGGGGAAGGGTGCAATCGCTGCTTACCTCTCTGCGGCAGCCTCTGTATGTGTACGTATTGGTGCGGCGAATGCCGGACATACTGTCATGTACAATGGCGTGCCATATGTTATGCGTACGATTCCTTGTGGTTGGGTGAACCCGCTCACGAAGCTCGTGATTGGAATTTCTTCCATCATTAGTCTTCCTGTGCTGCTCAAGGAAATCACACTCATTGAAAAGATAGAGCCCATCAGGCACCGTCTCTTCATCGACGCGCACGCGCATGTCATTACTGACGCGCAAATCCGTGACGAGCAGGCGACAACGCTTGCCGAGAGAATCTCGAGCACTTCTGCAAAGAGTGGTCTCGGTATCGGCATGGCAATGTCTGACAAAGTCATGCGTAGTGACCGCTGCACGTTTGCAAAAGATATTCCCGTGCTGCGGCCATTCATTGTCGATACTGTTGAACTCCTGAACAGGGAACTCGACAGCGACCAGCTCATCATCTTTGAGGGTACGCAAGGATTTGGCCTTAGTCTCGAACATGGGAATTTCCCTTATGTGACGAGCAGGGACACTACAGCACAAGCGCTCTTTTCAGGCTGCGGCGTGAATCCCTACGGCTTTGACGTTGAAGTCATTGGTGTCGCGCGGACGTATCCTATTCGTGTCGGTGGCCCAAGCGGAAGCTTTGGCACAGGCTCGCAAGAGATTTCTTGGGATGCCGTCGCAAGGCGTGCAGGAAATGTACATGACATTACGGAGCGTACTTCAGTGACGGGCTCCGTGCGAAGGGTTGCAACGTTCAGTTATGAGAATGTGCGACGCGCATGTATGGTGAATCGAGTGAGTGAGATCGCACTTACCTTCCTCGATCACCTCGATGCACAGTTGTACAACAAGGAAATGCTTTCACCCTCCGCACTCGAATTCATTCATGAGCTCGAGGAGAAGGTAGGTGTTCCTGTTGGCCTTGCAAAAACTGGACCGCTCATGACTATCGATTTCAATGCGTATCGCGCGAACATGATGCGCAGGCTTGCGTAA
- a CDS encoding DUF1761 domain-containing protein — protein sequence MPLNVLAIFIAAITAFVLGFMFHGPLLGKLWMRLADIHPTGNEKLSDMLPQLGWNFLTNLITAAMLAVLYAFTETSPYLSGDGAIRGAHLGVMVWGGFIATSSAVEVIWMGRKFNLWLFEACCSMVIMAIMGAIIASMPA from the coding sequence ATGCCACTCAATGTTCTCGCAATATTTATTGCAGCAATTACCGCATTCGTGCTTGGCTTCATGTTCCATGGACCTCTCCTCGGGAAGCTCTGGATGCGCCTTGCAGATATCCATCCTACCGGCAACGAAAAGCTCAGTGACATGCTCCCGCAGCTCGGATGGAATTTCCTCACAAATCTTATTACTGCAGCAATGCTCGCCGTCCTCTATGCATTCACGGAAACTTCGCCTTATCTCTCTGGAGATGGCGCAATCCGCGGCGCACACTTAGGCGTCATGGTCTGGGGAGGATTCATCGCGACCTCGTCCGCAGTCGAGGTCATCTGGATGGGGCGCAAGTTCAACCTCTGGCTTTTTGAAGCATGTTGCTCTATGGTCATCATGGCAATCATGGGTGCAATCATCGCAAGCATGCCCGCATAA
- a CDS encoding zinc ribbon domain-containing protein: MKKKPMCESCLMPLDKDPGVSGSDKYCSYCFKDGKLCYEGNDLKEFQKRCYEGMRANGVGEIKARFFTWLVRFAPRWRK, encoded by the coding sequence ATGAAAAAGAAACCCATGTGTGAAAGTTGCTTGATGCCTTTGGACAAGGATCCTGGGGTAAGTGGGAGTGATAAATATTGTAGTTATTGTTTTAAGGATGGGAAGCTTTGTTATGAGGGGAATGATTTGAAGGAGTTTCAGAAGAGGTGTTATGAGGGGATGAGGGCTAATGGGGTGGGGGAGATAAAGGCGAGGTTTTTCACGTGGCTCGTGAGGTTTGCGCCGAGGTGGAGGAAGTAG
- a CDS encoding VOC family protein translates to MNSITYFEIQASNPPALVKFYSSIFNWHFARVDGLPIEYYHISNAGINGGLLQRPMKVPPMEYGTNAFTNSIEVENFDATAKLILEHGGTIAMEKFAIPGKCWQGYFLDTDNNVFGLVQVDPNAK, encoded by the coding sequence ATGAACTCAATAACATATTTTGAAATCCAAGCCTCGAACCCTCCCGCACTCGTAAAATTCTACTCTTCTATCTTCAACTGGCATTTTGCGCGCGTAGATGGGCTCCCCATCGAGTATTACCACATCAGCAATGCAGGTATCAACGGCGGACTCCTCCAGCGCCCCATGAAAGTTCCTCCAATGGAATACGGCACCAATGCATTCACCAACTCAATCGAGGTCGAAAACTTCGACGCAACCGCAAAACTTATCTTGGAGCATGGCGGAACAATCGCCATGGAAAAATTTGCAATCCCCGGAAAATGCTGGCAGGGATATTTCCTCGATACCGACAATAACGTTTTCGGATTAGTACAAGTCGACCCCAATGCAAAGTAA
- a CDS encoding prepilin-type N-terminal cleavage/methylation domain-containing protein, translating into MKRYSKGFSLIELLVVIALIALLSSMITSTLTSARAKARDARRKHDIDQIKIALEIYADLKGFLPQTSAYGESNTSGIDSSAQGDFIPFLATSSIFSKVPRDPINNNTGSAATTANGYAYGYYCYPPAHGSNPFAGFDTVTLWYPSELTNTVTRIDYRAPAPCQ; encoded by the coding sequence ATGAAGAGGTACTCCAAGGGATTCTCATTGATTGAATTGCTTGTCGTCATTGCGCTTATCGCGCTGCTTTCGAGTATGATCACGTCGACCCTCACGTCTGCGCGCGCGAAAGCACGAGATGCACGGCGCAAGCACGATATCGATCAGATAAAGATTGCACTCGAAATATATGCTGACTTGAAAGGATTTCTTCCGCAGACTTCTGCTTATGGTGAGTCAAACACGAGTGGAATCGATAGCAGCGCGCAAGGTGACTTCATTCCATTTCTCGCAACATCAAGTATATTCTCAAAAGTTCCTCGAGATCCGATTAATAATAATACTGGCTCTGCGGCAACGACAGCGAATGGATATGCATACGGCTATTACTGCTATCCGCCTGCCCATGGAAGTAACCCTTTTGCGGGTTTTGATACAGTCACCCTTTGGTATCCTTCTGAGCTCACCAACACCGTCACACGCATTGATTACCGAGCACCAGCGCCTTGCCAATAA
- a CDS encoding DoxX family protein has protein sequence MQKYYTLFWIATASLVFFEGVLTVINWQSPEALTDIMSLGYPIYFAFMLMAFKVLGAIALILPQTPRRIREWAYVGFAFDFISAFISHLVVEGLEVEILYSVGAFALLVVSYLSYEKLHPLFAAREQN, from the coding sequence ATGCAGAAGTACTATACTTTGTTTTGGATTGCAACGGCCTCACTCGTATTTTTCGAGGGTGTACTCACGGTCATTAATTGGCAGTCACCTGAGGCGCTTACCGATATTATGAGCCTGGGCTATCCTATTTATTTTGCATTCATGCTGATGGCGTTCAAGGTGCTCGGTGCAATAGCGCTCATACTCCCACAGACACCACGACGCATTCGAGAGTGGGCATATGTTGGATTTGCGTTCGATTTCATTTCCGCATTCATTAGTCATTTGGTCGTTGAAGGTCTTGAGGTTGAGATACTCTACTCTGTGGGTGCATTCGCTCTACTCGTCGTATCGTATCTTAGCTACGAGAAATTACATCCATTGTTCGCAGCACGAGAGCAGAATTAA
- a CDS encoding dihydrofolate reductase family protein: MRKIIVLTFITLDGVMQAPGGPQEDTSGGFKYGGWTVPYFDELGNAVMAEQMNRPSELLLGRKTYDIFASYWPTHADGWQGINTMKKYVVSHSLFDPTWENSVVISGASVVEKIQELKKQDGPDLHVYGSGNLAQTLWKHDLVDELWLKIFPITLGTGKRLFAEGTIPAAFKLTDSKVSPSGVIFANYERVGEVKTGTF; encoded by the coding sequence ATGAGAAAAATTATTGTTTTAACATTTATAACACTCGATGGTGTTATGCAGGCTCCGGGAGGGCCGCAGGAAGATACTTCCGGTGGATTCAAGTACGGCGGTTGGACCGTCCCCTATTTTGATGAATTGGGGAACGCGGTTATGGCAGAGCAGATGAACAGACCATCAGAGCTTCTCTTGGGGAGGAAAACGTACGACATCTTTGCTTCCTATTGGCCGACACATGCGGATGGATGGCAGGGGATAAATACGATGAAAAAGTATGTTGTATCGCATTCACTCTTTGATCCAACTTGGGAAAATTCAGTAGTGATTTCGGGTGCTTCTGTGGTTGAAAAAATTCAGGAACTAAAGAAACAAGATGGTCCCGATCTGCATGTGTACGGGAGTGGCAACCTTGCCCAGACTCTCTGGAAGCACGACTTGGTTGATGAACTCTGGCTAAAAATATTCCCAATTACCCTGGGCACAGGTAAACGTCTTTTCGCTGAGGGGACGATTCCTGCAGCCTTTAAGCTCACAGACAGTAAGGTTTCCCCGAGCGGAGTGATCTTTGCTAACTATGAGCGTGTTGGAGAAGTAAAGACGGGGACTTTTTGA
- a CDS encoding 5'-3'-deoxyribonucleotidase: MNTTDPLTILVDMDGVLCDYAGAHMTKVAERYPHLTPYIGQAQQFWSSELAFPEEHREAIEAIALEPGFFENLAPIDGAIEALQALVAKGHNVRICTAPKKIHTYCVPEKYNWVRNHLGQAFVERVIMTRDKTLTHGDLLIDDKPVITGAVKPRWEHIVFNQPYNKEVPNRRIDWSNYKDVLGV, encoded by the coding sequence ATGAATACCACAGACCCACTCACCATTCTTGTTGATATGGACGGCGTACTCTGCGATTACGCAGGAGCACACATGACAAAGGTCGCGGAGCGCTACCCACACCTTACTCCATATATTGGGCAGGCACAGCAGTTCTGGAGCAGCGAACTCGCCTTCCCTGAGGAACACCGTGAAGCAATCGAAGCCATTGCACTCGAACCCGGTTTCTTCGAGAACCTTGCGCCAATCGACGGAGCCATCGAGGCTCTACAAGCACTTGTAGCGAAGGGGCACAATGTACGCATCTGTACAGCACCGAAGAAAATTCATACCTACTGTGTACCCGAGAAATATAACTGGGTCAGAAACCATCTTGGACAAGCATTCGTTGAGCGCGTTATAATGACACGTGACAAAACGCTCACCCATGGTGATCTCCTTATTGATGACAAGCCAGTAATCACTGGAGCAGTGAAGCCTCGCTGGGAGCACATCGTCTTCAATCAGCCGTATAATAAGGAGGTGCCGAATCGACGTATTGACTGGTCAAACTACAAGGATGTCCTCGGAGTCTAA
- a CDS encoding TIM44-like domain-containing protein — protein MKQTRAYQLGATLFVLGVLPVIAWARAGGGGSSGGGGGGGGGGGGSYSGGGGAGGSCTSPACIWFMLLFVFGIAALVIYSAIHVKKARDARDAAVNASVDAVASSDPAWNREHLVTLAKEIFLEFQRAWGEIDVPALEKILEPSMYKRIALELAVLNNEGRRNPTTIKSINRAAISYFSDETDNNKDTFSVEFSADAKDELIEKETGEKLFVDNSSFTETWDFIRSGDTWKLYAIHQATENPFSLDGNIAHFAQKHGFYYNPDFGWLMLPNKGQLFKDSRFGNTDINNHVVGYYRDKIVEFYTMDIMNSNRQVVKSCFIAQAILPIHHNDILVRRKHLLQFGPSGLVKHEMESNAFIKEFEVYADERDSMETFELLTPDFMEQIMELPFELTMEVVGNTLYLATDAKSSAVSGPLSFIVKAAGEGKDAKPSMHETMLGILDKAFDAMKM, from the coding sequence ATGAAACAAACACGCGCATATCAGCTGGGGGCAACTTTGTTTGTACTCGGCGTATTGCCGGTCATTGCCTGGGCTCGAGCGGGAGGTGGCGGCTCAAGTGGTGGCGGGGGTGGAGGCGGAGGTGGTGGTGGCGGTTCATATAGCGGTGGTGGTGGAGCCGGCGGAAGTTGTACGTCCCCCGCATGTATATGGTTCATGCTGCTTTTTGTCTTTGGTATCGCTGCGCTTGTTATCTATAGTGCAATCCATGTGAAGAAAGCACGCGATGCAAGAGATGCTGCAGTGAATGCTTCTGTCGATGCTGTCGCAAGTAGCGACCCTGCATGGAACAGAGAACATCTTGTTACGCTTGCGAAGGAAATATTCCTTGAGTTTCAGCGCGCATGGGGTGAAATAGATGTCCCCGCACTCGAGAAGATTCTCGAACCCTCAATGTATAAGCGCATCGCACTTGAGCTTGCGGTGCTCAACAATGAAGGGCGCAGGAATCCGACGACAATCAAATCGATAAATCGCGCTGCCATTTCATATTTCTCTGACGAAACGGACAATAATAAAGATACATTCTCTGTAGAGTTTTCTGCAGACGCAAAAGATGAACTGATTGAAAAGGAGACAGGAGAGAAGCTCTTTGTGGATAATAGCTCCTTTACGGAGACTTGGGATTTCATTCGTAGTGGGGATACGTGGAAGCTCTATGCTATTCATCAGGCTACCGAGAATCCATTCAGTCTTGATGGAAACATTGCGCATTTTGCACAGAAGCACGGATTCTACTACAATCCTGATTTCGGCTGGCTCATGCTACCGAACAAGGGCCAGCTCTTTAAGGACTCACGATTCGGGAATACGGATATCAACAATCATGTTGTTGGCTATTACCGCGACAAGATTGTCGAGTTCTATACGATGGATATCATGAATAGTAATAGGCAAGTGGTAAAGAGCTGTTTCATTGCGCAAGCTATTCTTCCAATCCATCACAATGATATTCTTGTACGCCGCAAGCACCTGCTCCAGTTTGGTCCAAGTGGCTTGGTAAAGCATGAGATGGAAAGTAATGCTTTCATCAAAGAGTTCGAAGTGTATGCTGATGAACGTGATTCAATGGAGACATTTGAACTCCTTACTCCTGACTTCATGGAGCAGATCATGGAATTACCGTTTGAGCTCACCATGGAAGTGGTCGGGAACACCCTGTATCTGGCAACTGATGCAAAAAGTAGTGCAGTGAGTGGTCCACTCTCCTTTATTGTAAAAGCAGCAGGTGAGGGCAAGGACGCAAAGCCTTCGATGCACGAAACGATGCTCGGCATTCTCGATAAGGCATTCGATGCCATGAAGATGTAG
- a CDS encoding type II secretion system protein — protein MDCTNRKKGFTLIELLVTIAIISLLSSIVLATLRTAKDKAKVAQTIAQVHQIETAFNLIYDKYGCWPLEATTSAACASTTIINPWIYTELYPTNVWSIRDYMTTKTSFPFDPTKEWAYSNNGTDETDCTSETDGVIIYVLDAPYTAYEKLETAIDETTEANLYSAQAKYCGHIQFEWANASGGNIYYQISRTTR, from the coding sequence ATGGACTGTACAAATAGAAAAAAGGGATTCACGCTCATTGAACTCCTTGTCACCATCGCGATCATTTCCCTACTCTCCTCCATCGTCCTTGCAACACTGAGGACCGCAAAAGATAAGGCGAAGGTTGCGCAGACTATTGCACAGGTACATCAAATAGAAACGGCATTTAATCTTATCTATGATAAGTATGGATGCTGGCCGCTGGAAGCGACAACCTCGGCTGCATGCGCGAGTACGACAATCATCAACCCTTGGATCTACACGGAACTCTACCCCACCAATGTCTGGTCTATTCGTGATTACATGACCACAAAGACCTCATTCCCTTTTGATCCTACAAAAGAGTGGGCATACAGTAATAATGGGACAGACGAAACGGACTGCACGAGTGAAACCGATGGGGTTATCATCTATGTGCTTGATGCTCCGTACACCGCATACGAGAAACTTGAAACCGCTATCGACGAGACTACTGAAGCGAATCTCTATTCTGCGCAAGCGAAATATTGTGGACACATACAGTTCGAGTGGGCGAATGCGAGTGGAGGAAATATCTACTATCAGATATCGAGAACAACAAGATAA